A part of Podarcis muralis chromosome 13, rPodMur119.hap1.1, whole genome shotgun sequence genomic DNA contains:
- the LOC114582602 gene encoding putative protein FAM10A4 yields the protein MDPKNVGDLQALLNLYKQDPTLLRAKQLSFLRDSLESMGDTISGFQRIEAFPLRLGKEEGKPPEQLTSEESDLELDDDGMIKPDEDEAQEMGDENVEVTNDMKSKAEEKKEEAYAFLEAGELQNAIDLFTEAIKLNPQSPLLYANRASVFVKLQKPNAAIRDCNKASELNPDDAQAYKWRGKAHMLLGHWEEAAEDLALACIWDYDEDTNALLKEVQPKALKMIEHHTKYKRKRTLKKIQKIQATLDWIKSILEEQEKAQNEENIWQWMTRACRRYLDFFMAVMDPRIILAWLDVTWNPNNISKYRDNHKFMKFIGQVD from the coding sequence ATGGATCCTAAAAATGTTGGTGACCTTCAAGCTTTGCTCAATCTGTACAAACAGGATCCAACGCTCTTGAGAGCAAAACAACTGAGCTTCCTAAGAGATTCGTTGGAGAGCATGGGGGACACCATTTCGGGTTTCCAGAGAATTGAAGCCTTTCCTCTGAGACTTGGTAAAGAGGAAGGGAAACCACCCGAGCAGCTTACCAGTGAGGAGAGTGATTTAGAGTTGGATGATGATGGAATGATCAAACCAGATGAAGATGAAGCCCAGGAAATGGGAGACGAAAATGTGGAGGTTACAAATGATATGAAAAGCAaagctgaggagaagaaggaggaggcatATGCTTTCCTGGAGGCAGGAGAACTGCAGAATGCTATTGATCTGTTTACAGAGGCTATCAAGTTGAATCCCCAGTCACCACTCCTGTATGCCAACCGAGCCAGTGTCTTTGTCAAATTGCAGAAGCCCAATGCTGCCATTAGAGACTGCAACAAAGCATCAGAGCTCAACCCTGATGATGCACAGGCCTACAAGTGGAGAGGGAAAGCACATATGCTTTTGGGTCACTGGGAAGAAGCTGCTGAAGACCTTGCGTTAGCCTGTATATGGGATTATGATGAAGACACCAATGCCCTGCTAAAGGAAGTGCAACCCAAGGCCCTGAAGATGATCGAACACCACACCAAATATAAAAGAAAGCGAACACTGAAGAAGATCCAGAAGATCCAGGCAACTCTGGACTGGATTAAGAGTATCCTGGAAGAACAAGAAAAGGCACAGAATGAAGAAAATATTTGGCAATGGATGACTCGAGCCTGTCGGAGGTACTTGGACTTTTTTATGGCTGTTATGGATCCTAGAATTATCCTGGCCTGGCTGGATGTAACCTGGAACCCAAACAATATCTCCAAATACCGGGACAACCACAAGTTTATGAAGTTCATTGGTCAGGTTGACTGA